The proteins below come from a single Streptomyces sp. B3I8 genomic window:
- a CDS encoding DUF5926 family protein, giving the protein MAKKRPQTKADRHRTGGGVSAGADIPVVGAREPCPCGSGRRYKACHGRAAAHAATELVQRPFEGLAGEGDWVALRELVPAATAELTLKDGLPEGVPSVTLATVLPMAWPALRRDDGSVLLGLQNDTASGDISRDLADTLVRALTAEPGTSVPSRRAPADGPRLQDVLDPGATFVPAVHTGFEFWVPDAENASPEVTASLERANAAAIPTVRLEGLDAAYWCRTPEKNHLRWVMPHPEEQLLDALARLHAAGRSGLGEGTRLVGSFRAHGLVVPVWDLPSEMTAQDVEKPATEFAEHLAEALASTRPLTPDERRARGGLTNRQVTLS; this is encoded by the coding sequence ATGGCCAAGAAGCGACCCCAGACGAAGGCCGACAGGCACCGGACCGGCGGCGGGGTGAGCGCCGGGGCGGACATTCCGGTCGTCGGCGCCCGGGAACCCTGCCCCTGCGGCAGCGGCCGCCGCTACAAGGCCTGCCACGGCCGGGCCGCCGCGCACGCGGCGACCGAGCTGGTGCAGCGCCCGTTCGAAGGGCTGGCCGGCGAGGGCGACTGGGTCGCCCTGCGCGAACTGGTCCCGGCCGCCACGGCCGAGCTGACCCTGAAGGACGGTCTTCCCGAGGGTGTCCCCTCGGTCACCCTCGCCACCGTGCTGCCGATGGCCTGGCCCGCGCTGCGCCGCGACGACGGTTCGGTCCTGCTCGGCCTGCAGAACGACACCGCGTCCGGCGACATCAGCCGCGACCTCGCCGACACGCTGGTCCGCGCGCTGACGGCGGAGCCCGGCACCTCGGTGCCGAGCCGGCGCGCCCCGGCCGACGGCCCCCGGCTGCAGGACGTACTGGACCCCGGGGCCACGTTCGTCCCGGCGGTGCACACGGGATTCGAGTTCTGGGTCCCGGACGCGGAGAACGCCTCGCCCGAGGTGACCGCGTCCCTGGAGCGGGCCAACGCCGCGGCCATTCCCACCGTACGGCTGGAGGGCCTGGACGCCGCCTACTGGTGCCGTACGCCGGAGAAGAACCACCTGCGCTGGGTCATGCCGCACCCGGAGGAGCAGCTCCTGGACGCGCTCGCGCGGCTGCACGCGGCCGGGCGGTCCGGGCTGGGCGAGGGCACCCGGCTGGTGGGATCCTTCCGGGCGCACGGACTGGTGGTGCCGGTGTGGGACCTGCCGAGCGAGATGACGGCACAGGACGTGGAGAAGCCGGCCACCGAGTTCGCCGAGCACCTCGCGGAGGCGCTCGCGTCGACGCGGCCGCTCACGCCGGACGAGCGCCGGGCGCGCGGCGGCCTGACGAACCGCCAGGTCACCCTGAGCTGA
- a CDS encoding ATP-binding protein: protein MALVVAQEVPASSSMAVPHGPAGVGQARHRMRAQLRRGGVSETVIDDAVLILSELLSNACRHGRPLGDALAGDGDVRAAWRVDPPGRLTVEVTDGGGPTRPVPATPSVTARGGRGLNIITALAHDWGVRDEAHGEVTVWVVVRDDVDAARRREDFAARVAVSSVPRAS, encoded by the coding sequence GTGGCGTTGGTGGTGGCACAGGAGGTGCCCGCGTCGTCGAGCATGGCCGTACCCCATGGCCCTGCGGGCGTGGGGCAGGCAAGGCATCGGATGCGGGCGCAGTTGCGCCGCGGGGGCGTATCGGAAACGGTCATCGACGATGCCGTACTGATCCTTTCCGAACTTCTCAGCAACGCCTGCCGGCACGGCAGACCCCTCGGCGACGCCCTCGCCGGGGACGGTGACGTGCGGGCCGCGTGGCGCGTCGACCCCCCGGGGCGGCTCACGGTCGAGGTGACGGACGGCGGCGGTCCGACGCGGCCGGTTCCGGCCACGCCGTCGGTCACCGCGCGTGGCGGACGTGGTCTGAACATCATCACGGCGCTGGCCCACGACTGGGGCGTACGGGACGAAGCGCACGGTGAGGTCACCGTCTGGGTCGTCGTGCGGGACGACGTCGATGCCGCGCGCCGCCGTGAGGACTTCGCCGCGCGGGTCGCGGTGTCCTCGGTCCCTCGGGCGTCGTAG
- a CDS encoding long-chain fatty acid--CoA ligase, with protein sequence MSPPREDAVLSTMQDVPLLISRILTHGTTIHGSSQVITWTGEGEPHRRSFAEIGVRSAQLAHALREDLGVREDDRVATLAWNNAEHVEAYFAIPSMGAVLHTLNLRLPAGQLAWIVNHAADRVIIVNGSLIPLLAPLLPHLPTVEHVVVTGPGDRAPLDGVRPGVHEYEELIAGKPAAYDWPELDERRAAAMCYTSGTTGDPKGVIYSHRSVYLHSMQVNMTESMGLTDQDTSLVVVPQFHVNAWGLPHATFMTGVNMLMPDRFLQPAPLAEMIEAERPTHAAAVPTIWQGLLAELTARPRDVSSLHQVTIGGSACPPSLMEAFDALGMRVCHAWGMTETSPLGTVARPPAHAVGTDEEFAYRLTQGRFPAGVEARLTGPGGERLPWDGESAGELEVRGTWIAGAYYNGPDAEPLRPADKFSEDGWLKTGDVGTISPDGYLTLTDRAKDVIKSGGEWISSVDLENALMSHPDVTEAAVVAVPDDKWGERPLATVVLKEGATADFTSLRSFLAEEGVAKWQLPERWTIIESVPKTSVGKFDKKVLRRQYAEGKLDVQQL encoded by the coding sequence ATGTCGCCGCCCCGGGAGGACGCCGTGCTGAGCACGATGCAGGACGTACCGCTGCTGATCTCGAGGATCCTGACCCATGGGACGACCATCCATGGCAGCTCCCAGGTGATCACCTGGACGGGCGAGGGCGAGCCGCACCGCCGGTCGTTCGCCGAGATCGGCGTCCGCTCCGCCCAGCTCGCCCACGCGCTCCGCGAGGACCTCGGCGTCCGCGAGGACGACCGCGTGGCCACGCTCGCCTGGAACAACGCGGAGCACGTCGAGGCCTACTTCGCCATCCCCTCCATGGGCGCGGTGCTGCACACGCTCAACCTGCGGCTGCCCGCCGGACAGCTCGCCTGGATCGTCAACCACGCCGCCGACCGCGTGATCATCGTCAACGGCTCCCTGATCCCGCTGCTCGCCCCGCTGCTGCCGCACCTCCCGACCGTCGAGCACGTCGTCGTCACCGGGCCCGGTGACCGGGCACCGCTGGACGGCGTGCGCCCCGGCGTACACGAGTACGAGGAGCTGATCGCCGGGAAGCCGGCCGCGTACGACTGGCCCGAGCTGGACGAACGCCGGGCGGCCGCCATGTGCTACACCTCCGGCACCACCGGCGACCCCAAGGGCGTCATCTACTCCCACCGCTCGGTCTACCTGCACTCCATGCAGGTGAACATGACGGAGTCGATGGGCCTCACCGACCAGGACACCTCCCTCGTCGTCGTCCCCCAGTTCCACGTGAACGCCTGGGGGCTGCCGCACGCCACCTTCATGACCGGCGTCAACATGCTGATGCCGGACCGCTTCCTGCAGCCCGCGCCCCTCGCCGAGATGATCGAGGCCGAGCGCCCCACCCACGCGGCCGCCGTCCCCACCATCTGGCAGGGACTGCTCGCCGAGCTGACCGCACGCCCCCGGGACGTCTCCTCGCTCCACCAGGTGACCATCGGCGGCTCGGCCTGTCCGCCCTCCCTCATGGAGGCGTTCGACGCGCTCGGCATGCGGGTCTGCCACGCCTGGGGCATGACCGAGACCTCGCCGCTGGGCACGGTCGCCCGGCCGCCCGCCCACGCCGTCGGCACCGACGAGGAGTTCGCCTACCGGCTCACCCAGGGGCGTTTCCCCGCCGGTGTCGAGGCCCGGCTGACCGGCCCCGGCGGCGAGCGGCTGCCCTGGGACGGCGAGTCCGCGGGCGAGCTGGAGGTGCGCGGCACCTGGATCGCGGGCGCGTACTACAACGGCCCGGACGCCGAACCGCTGCGCCCCGCCGACAAGTTCAGCGAGGACGGCTGGCTGAAGACCGGTGACGTCGGCACCATCAGCCCCGACGGCTACCTCACCCTCACCGACCGTGCCAAGGACGTCATCAAGTCCGGCGGCGAGTGGATCTCCTCCGTCGACCTGGAGAACGCGCTGATGTCGCACCCGGACGTCACCGAAGCCGCCGTGGTCGCCGTCCCGGACGACAAGTGGGGCGAACGCCCGCTGGCCACCGTCGTCCTGAAGGAGGGCGCCACCGCCGACTTCACCTCCCTGCGCTCGTTCCTCGCGGAGGAGGGGGTCGCCAAGTGGCAGCTGCCGGAACGCTGGACGATCATCGAGTCGGTCCCGAAAACCAGTGTCGGCAAGTTCGACAAGAAGGTGCTGCGCAGGCAGTACGCGGAGGGCAAGCTGGACGTCCAGCAGCTCTGA
- a CDS encoding DUF6083 domain-containing protein, with protein sequence MVPLSADLCDECWNRVANELATAEGAIAAQEPTPGPDDVEWIEPRTCRRCHAAVRCYPTNYDRWVELAPFELPAKQVPPKHRWRLVSRTAAHSMTEVVRVAVRVGAIDPTPGEPVVPAHEYLCTRQNP encoded by the coding sequence TTGGTACCCCTGTCGGCCGATCTCTGCGACGAGTGCTGGAATCGGGTCGCCAACGAGTTGGCCACGGCAGAGGGAGCCATCGCGGCCCAGGAGCCCACACCGGGCCCGGACGACGTGGAATGGATCGAACCCCGTACGTGCCGACGCTGTCACGCCGCCGTGCGCTGCTACCCGACCAACTACGACCGTTGGGTGGAACTGGCTCCCTTCGAACTGCCGGCGAAACAGGTGCCGCCGAAGCATCGTTGGCGCCTGGTGAGCCGGACCGCCGCACACAGCATGACCGAAGTCGTGAGGGTGGCGGTACGGGTCGGCGCGATCGACCCGACCCCCGGAGAGCCCGTGGTGCCCGCCCATGAGTACCTGTGCACGAGGCAGAACCCCTGA
- a CDS encoding bifunctional DNA primase/polymerase: MRGIPGRLRRFLSRPNDREPEVFGAALTFATQWQWPVLPGVAPDPQGRARCGCPDPECTVPGAHPFDPGLLAATTDARMVRWWWTNRPTAPIVLATGGRAPCAVSLPAPAAARALATLDRKGIRIGPVVAAPNRWAILVAPYSLEQLGELLYAQDYVPGSLRFHGEGGYIALPPSATGHGRVRWERAPLPGSAAPWVPDVEAVADATVEALTRTGVSAPEF; encoded by the coding sequence ATGCGCGGGATTCCCGGAAGGCTACGCAGGTTCCTGTCCAGGCCGAACGACAGGGAGCCTGAGGTGTTCGGTGCGGCCCTGACCTTCGCCACCCAGTGGCAGTGGCCCGTTCTCCCGGGTGTGGCACCGGACCCCCAGGGGCGCGCCCGCTGCGGGTGCCCCGACCCGGAGTGCACGGTGCCGGGCGCTCACCCGTTCGACCCGGGGCTGCTCGCGGCCACCACCGACGCGCGCATGGTCCGCTGGTGGTGGACCAACCGGCCGACGGCGCCGATCGTGCTCGCCACCGGCGGCCGCGCGCCCTGCGCGGTGAGCCTGCCCGCCCCCGCGGCGGCCCGCGCCCTGGCCACCCTGGACCGCAAGGGCATCAGGATCGGCCCGGTCGTCGCCGCCCCGAACCGCTGGGCGATCCTCGTGGCCCCGTACTCCCTGGAGCAGCTCGGCGAGCTGCTCTACGCCCAGGACTACGTCCCCGGCTCGCTCCGCTTCCACGGCGAGGGCGGCTATATCGCGCTGCCGCCCTCCGCGACCGGGCACGGGCGGGTGCGCTGGGAACGGGCGCCGCTGCCCGGGTCGGCCGCGCCCTGGGTGCCGGACGTGGAGGCTGTGGCGGACGCCACGGTCGAGGCCCTCACTCGTACGGGTGTGAGCGCCCCCGAGTTCTAG
- a CDS encoding bifunctional DNA primase/polymerase: protein MATIDRQATTMALAHALSAAERGLAVIPLSRTKLPALRSPHRDRSAPDRPAGPPCHGECGRFGHGVYDASTDPRRIRALFAAAPWATGYGIACGLPPHHLIGVDLDTKSGTDSTTALRELALRHLFTIPPTVVIVTPSGGRHLWLTGPPDVAVPNSASRLAPGIDIRGAGGYLVGPGSRTDHGVYETAPGAAHLSPAPCPSPLLRLLLPPPRPHRAGSPGTGSHPPDAHARAHQGDGLIQFVLTAHTGQRNTRLFWAACRAYENGLGPALTAALIDAAVHTGLTLREARSTVASAARMTPRRT from the coding sequence ATGGCCACCATCGACCGGCAGGCCACCACCATGGCCCTGGCCCACGCACTGTCCGCCGCCGAGCGCGGCCTGGCGGTGATCCCGCTGTCGCGCACGAAGCTGCCGGCCCTGCGCTCCCCGCACCGTGACCGCTCCGCCCCCGACCGCCCGGCCGGCCCGCCCTGCCACGGCGAGTGCGGCCGCTTCGGCCACGGCGTCTACGACGCCTCGACCGACCCGCGGCGCATCCGGGCGCTGTTCGCCGCCGCCCCCTGGGCCACCGGCTACGGCATCGCCTGCGGGCTGCCCCCGCACCATCTGATCGGCGTCGACCTGGACACCAAGTCCGGCACCGACTCCACCACCGCGCTGCGCGAACTGGCGCTGCGCCACCTGTTCACGATCCCGCCGACGGTGGTGATCGTCACCCCCAGCGGGGGCCGCCACCTGTGGCTGACCGGACCGCCGGACGTCGCGGTCCCCAACTCCGCGAGCAGGCTGGCCCCCGGCATCGACATCCGGGGCGCCGGCGGCTATCTCGTCGGCCCCGGCTCCCGCACCGACCACGGCGTCTACGAGACGGCACCGGGCGCGGCCCACCTGTCGCCCGCCCCCTGCCCGTCCCCGCTGCTGCGCCTGTTGCTGCCACCGCCGCGTCCTCACCGTGCGGGCAGTCCGGGCACCGGATCACACCCGCCCGACGCGCACGCCCGCGCCCACCAGGGCGACGGCCTGATCCAGTTCGTCCTGACCGCCCACACCGGCCAGCGCAACACCCGCCTCTTCTGGGCCGCCTGCCGCGCCTACGAGAACGGCCTGGGCCCCGCCCTGACCGCCGCCCTGATCGACGCCGCCGTCCACACCGGCCTCACCCTCCGGGAGGCCCGCTCCACAGTGGCCTCGGCGGCCCGCATGACGCCCCGCCGTACCTGA
- a CDS encoding SigE family RNA polymerase sigma factor: protein MTTPVCTSASAAATPARQTLPQPSYPSFSAYVAARQPLLLRTARSLTANPSDAEDLLQTALAKTYVAWERIQDHRALDGYVRRALVNTRTSQWRKRKVDEFACEELPEPELTPATDPAEQQALHDAMWRAILKLPTRQRAMVVLRYYEDLSEAQTAEVLGVSIGTVKSAVSRALGKLREDPELSPVR, encoded by the coding sequence ATGACCACACCCGTCTGCACCAGCGCTTCGGCCGCCGCGACGCCGGCCCGGCAGACCCTGCCGCAGCCGTCGTACCCGTCGTTCTCGGCGTACGTGGCGGCCCGCCAGCCGCTGCTGCTGCGCACCGCCCGGTCGCTCACCGCGAACCCGAGCGACGCGGAGGACCTGCTGCAGACGGCGCTGGCCAAGACGTACGTCGCGTGGGAGCGCATCCAGGACCACCGGGCGCTGGACGGGTACGTCCGCCGGGCGCTGGTGAACACCCGTACCTCCCAGTGGCGCAAGCGGAAGGTCGACGAGTTCGCCTGCGAGGAACTGCCCGAGCCGGAGCTCACGCCGGCCACGGACCCGGCCGAGCAGCAGGCACTGCACGACGCGATGTGGCGCGCGATCCTGAAGCTGCCGACGCGGCAGCGGGCGATGGTGGTACTCAGGTATTACGAGGACCTGAGCGAGGCCCAGACGGCGGAGGTGCTCGGCGTCTCCATCGGCACGGTGAAGTCGGCGGTGTCGCGGGCGCTCGGCAAGCTCCGCGAGGACCCGGAACTGAGCCCGGTCCGCTAG
- a CDS encoding glycerophosphodiester phosphodiesterase, protein MTHARRHPIQVVAHRGASEEAPEHTLAAYRKAIEDGADALECDVRLTADGHLVCVHDRRVNRTSNGRGAVSALELAELAALDFGSWHRHDETPDEAPDWEHRPEDRGDTSVLTLERLLTLVADAGRRVELAVETKHPTRWAGQVEERLLLLLKRFGLDAPASPEESAVRVMSFSARSLHRVRAASPMLPTVFLTQFVTPRMRDGRLPEGVRIAGPSIRIVRNHPATVRRLKEAGHQVHVWTVNSAEDVRRCVDLGVDAIITNRPRAVRELLDR, encoded by the coding sequence ATGACCCACGCACGCCGGCACCCGATCCAGGTCGTCGCCCACCGCGGAGCCTCCGAGGAGGCGCCGGAACACACCCTCGCGGCCTACCGCAAAGCCATCGAGGACGGAGCCGACGCCCTCGAGTGCGACGTGCGGCTGACCGCCGACGGCCATCTCGTCTGCGTCCACGACCGTCGCGTCAACCGTACGTCCAACGGGCGCGGTGCCGTCTCCGCCCTGGAGCTCGCCGAGCTCGCCGCCCTTGACTTCGGCTCCTGGCACCGCCACGACGAGACCCCGGACGAGGCTCCCGACTGGGAGCACCGGCCCGAGGACCGGGGGGACACCTCCGTCCTCACCCTCGAGCGGCTGCTGACCCTGGTCGCCGACGCCGGGCGCCGGGTGGAGCTCGCCGTCGAGACCAAGCACCCGACCCGCTGGGCCGGTCAGGTCGAGGAGCGGCTGCTGCTCCTGCTGAAGCGGTTCGGGCTGGACGCGCCCGCCTCGCCCGAGGAGTCCGCGGTGCGGGTGATGAGCTTCTCGGCGCGGTCGCTGCACCGCGTACGGGCCGCCTCACCGATGCTTCCGACCGTCTTCCTCACGCAGTTCGTGACGCCCCGGATGCGGGACGGACGGCTGCCCGAGGGGGTCCGGATCGCGGGCCCCTCGATCCGGATCGTACGCAATCACCCGGCGACCGTCCGGCGCCTCAAGGAGGCCGGGCACCAGGTGCACGTGTGGACCGTGAACTCGGCCGAGGACGTCCGCCGCTGCGTCGACCTGGGCGTCGACGCCATCATCACCAACCGTCCGCGGGCCGTACGGGAACTGCTGGACCGCTGA
- a CDS encoding DUF1906 domain-containing protein → MPASVLVPSSVPAPAAARTVTFRGWGMDTCGAPSTGTLTRWRTSRYRALGIYFGGRGRACPQPRLTPGWVRAVDRMGWRLLPVYAGSQAPCVSSGVKRHVAIGRHPARQGTAEGRDAVRRAHALGLLTGSALYLDVESYDRRKKSCARRVLSFVRAWDREVGNSGYLPGFYSSADTGVRHIEGARRAGVEDLPAVMWFARWRGAPRLYGEPALRRSAWRGRRIHQYAGNVRERHGGRTLLIDRNLVDAPVARVEGTRRVRPLRSTGPTGSLRSTGPSGPFRSTGPIRPTRSPFSGVDPEYPQ, encoded by the coding sequence GTGCCCGCCTCCGTCCTCGTCCCTTCTTCCGTCCCTGCTCCCGCTGCCGCCCGCACCGTCACCTTCCGCGGCTGGGGCATGGACACCTGCGGCGCCCCCTCCACCGGCACGCTCACCCGCTGGCGCACCTCCCGTTACCGGGCCCTCGGCATCTACTTCGGAGGCCGGGGCCGCGCCTGCCCCCAGCCCCGGCTCACCCCCGGCTGGGTGCGCGCGGTGGACCGCATGGGCTGGCGCCTGCTGCCGGTGTACGCCGGCTCGCAGGCGCCCTGCGTGAGCAGCGGCGTCAAACGGCACGTGGCGATCGGACGGCACCCCGCGCGGCAGGGCACGGCCGAGGGGCGCGACGCCGTGCGCCGGGCGCACGCCCTCGGCCTGCTGACCGGCAGCGCGCTCTACCTGGACGTCGAGTCGTACGACCGTCGGAAGAAGTCCTGCGCCCGGCGTGTGCTCTCCTTCGTCCGCGCCTGGGACCGCGAGGTGGGCAACAGCGGGTACCTGCCGGGTTTCTACAGCAGTGCCGACACGGGCGTACGGCACATCGAGGGCGCCCGCCGGGCGGGAGTCGAGGACCTGCCCGCCGTGATGTGGTTCGCCCGCTGGCGCGGCGCGCCCCGGCTGTACGGGGAACCGGCGCTGCGGCGGAGCGCGTGGCGCGGGCGGCGGATCCACCAGTACGCGGGGAACGTCCGCGAGCGGCACGGCGGCCGCACCCTGCTCATCGACCGCAACCTCGTCGACGCCCCGGTGGCCCGGGTCGAGGGAACCCGGCGGGTCCGACCGCTCCGGTCGACCGGGCCGACTGGGTCGCTCCGGTCGACCGGGCCGTCTGGTCCGTTCCGGTCGACCGGGCCGATCCGGCCCACTCGTAGTCCTTTCTCAGGGGTCGACCCTGAGTACCCGCAGTAG
- a CDS encoding histone deacetylase: protein MNVLQKIDSTLPGDLRPERVWYTAYGSNTHVDRLACYIRGGRPVGAARVCPGCRDPRMPVRSVAVELGGALYFATESPVWGGGRAFYDPRAGGRVWARAHLVTAEQFADIAAQEMYREPGAEIDLTEVLTRGTAALGEGRYETLVCAGQVDGTPVLTFTAPWGGDDVRWNPPSAAYLRHLAKGLLSAGVWDAGAVVSYLASCPGVAGHWSEEAVMGLLRVRD from the coding sequence GTGAACGTGTTGCAGAAGATCGACTCGACGCTTCCCGGTGATCTCCGCCCCGAGCGTGTCTGGTACACGGCGTACGGCTCCAACACGCATGTGGACCGTCTCGCGTGCTACATCCGGGGTGGGCGGCCGGTCGGGGCGGCGAGGGTCTGTCCGGGGTGTCGGGATCCACGGATGCCGGTCCGTTCGGTGGCGGTCGAACTGGGCGGCGCCCTGTACTTCGCGACCGAGTCGCCGGTGTGGGGCGGCGGGAGGGCGTTCTACGATCCGCGCGCCGGCGGGCGGGTGTGGGCCAGGGCGCATCTGGTGACGGCGGAGCAGTTCGCGGACATCGCGGCGCAGGAGATGTACCGGGAGCCGGGCGCGGAGATCGATCTCACCGAGGTGCTGACCCGGGGGACGGCGGCCCTCGGCGAGGGACGTTACGAGACGCTGGTGTGCGCCGGTCAGGTGGACGGGACGCCGGTGCTGACCTTCACCGCCCCCTGGGGAGGGGACGATGTCCGGTGGAATCCGCCTTCGGCCGCGTACTTGCGCCACCTGGCGAAGGGGCTGCTCTCGGCCGGGGTGTGGGACGCGGGGGCGGTCGTCTCGTACCTCGCGTCCTGTCCGGGCGTGGCGGGTCACTGGTCGGAGGAGGCGGTCATGGGGCTCTTGCGGGTGCGGGATTGA